A genomic segment from Spinacia oleracea cultivar Varoflay chromosome 3, BTI_SOV_V1, whole genome shotgun sequence encodes:
- the LOC130469868 gene encoding uncharacterized protein translates to MNENQIVVRHESEGGKTPTTRDESQDVSTITKTIKGRGPSKGVKVAKPMFLEYNVYNVPDGQWSHEYGKQVGSCATRININVPLYPKVDEQIKKGFWEETKLMFHITDDSNHSREKYFHSCVAKRFSCFKSKLVRRWITMKEKKPKNQTNKMPWDVYNHITEDDWKTFVKHYFLPESLLRSEKARKSASCNKNPHRTGQKGYNRKRLDWIKDGRLPPDAALPISSSSSVNSSVTSNVNRVRKYRSKEWILAHQVQNKEGKWEIDPNDSEVVEIATKALEYIAEEEKGNLSFEQGEDALTKAIGKKDHRGRVKGTGGMVGIKKAFGPCIRHSRSDHGEASSENYESIRASVKKEFEGELEKRVEKRVAEALQKQLSTLLKTGQLNSISTPIPDDLHLNDSARVDLDVSATRTTRHILVPQPRELKERTPCRLALEEKVSGNNIVVADGMVQPSDGALPQHFTSMKPGHYKVQVDFVYDGHVDDILPVPTGDGFTNLGGALGSFVQWPIHLVIFEDGEDCISPPKKKSKSNVSKERDGSSKKKTTVLAAQKKTTDLPSKVNPLKLIRT, encoded by the exons ATGAATGAAAACCAAATTGTTGTTAGGCATGAATCAGAAGGTGGCAAGACTCCCACAACGCGTGACGAATCACAAGATGTTAGTACGATTACAAAGACCATTAAAGGCCGTGGTCCGTCAAAAGGTGTTAAAGTCGCTAAGCCTATGTTCCTTGAGTATAATGTATATAATGTCCCCGATGGACAATGGTCTCATGAATACGGGAAGCAAGTTGGGAGTTGTGCTACTAGAATTAATATTAACGTCCCATTATATCCAAAGGTAGATGAGCAAATCAAGAAGGGGTTTTGGGAGGAGACTAAG cttatgttccacattactgatgattctaatcattcgagggagaaatattttcattcttgtgtggcgaaacgatttagttgtttcaagagcaaGTTGGTGCGCCGATGGATAACTATGAAGGAAAAGAAgccaaaaaatcaaacaaacaagatGCCTTGGGATGTCTACAACCATAtcacagaggatgattggaagACTTTTGTTAAACATTATTTCCTGCCAGAGTCATTG CTTCGTAGTGAAAAGGCGAGGAAAAGTGCATCATGCAACAAGAACCCACATCGCACCGGCCAAAAGGGTTATAATAGAAAGCGACTAGATTGGATAAAGGATGGACGACTTCCACCAGATGCAGCTTTACCTATCTCGAGTAGCTCCTCGGTGAACTCATCAGTGACCTCAAATGTTAATAGAGTTAGAAAATACAGATCAAAGGAGTGGATTTTGGCCCATCAAGTACAAAATAAAGAgggaaagtgggaaattgacccgAACGATTCAGAAGTTGTTGAAATCGCAACAAAAGCT TTAGAGTACATCGCAGAAGAGGAAAAAGGAAATCTTTCTTTCGAACAGGGTGAGGATGCCCTCACTAAAGCTATAGGGAAAAAAGATCATCGTGGGCGTGTCAAGGGAACAGGTGGCATGGTTGGTATCAAAAAGGCTTTCGGTCCGTGTATTCGACATAGTAGAAgtgaccatggtgaagcttcATCAGAAAATTACGAATCAATCAGAGCTTCTGTGAAAAAGGAGTTTGAAGGTGAATTAGAGAAAAGGGTAGAGAAGAGGGTGGCAGAGGCCCTCCAAAAGCAACTAAGCACCTTGTTAAAAACAGGACAACTAAACTCCATTTCTACCCCGATACCTGATGACCTCCACTTAAATGATTCTGCCAGAGTTGACCTTGATGTTAGTGCTACAAGAACCACTCGTCACATCTTAGTGCCGCAACCACGCGAGCTAAAG GAAAGGACTCCATGTCGTCTTGCCCTTGAGGAGAAAGTTTCAGGCAACAACATTGTCGTGGCGGATGGTATGGTACAACCCTCAGATGGTGCATTGCCCCAACATTTTACATCGATGAAGCCTGGTCACTATAAAGTCCAAGTTGATTTTGTTTACGACGGACATGTTGATGATATTCTTCCGGTACCTACGGGAGATGGTTTCACTAACTTAGGCGGTGCTCTGGGTAGTTTTGTGCAATGGCCCATACACTTAGTGATTTTCGAAGACGGCGag gATTGTATTTCACCTCCTAAAAAGAAGTCCAAGTCTAATGTTTCTAAAGAGAGGGATGGTAGCTCCAAGAAAAAGACAACGGTGTTAGCGGCCCAAAAGAAGACAACAGACTTACCATCCAAGGTAAAccctctaaaactcattcgaacctaa
- the LOC110786577 gene encoding uncharacterized protein — translation MTSAPDDIYDNTTIPLAASVWHSDFDQETYITASDIGEFLRGACLNISAIQVYILCLLHDHAKSFEMSRISFICPEIMSSTRIKADPGAPTMYLKNIFQAEIEKEKMGNPNLTNWFLIPYNQENHWNLYVMDLRRGYVYIFDSARDPRRTDYAWGILSLAYQVYKCNGGHCPNKTSFKSCKPIHIECAQQIGGTECGYYVMKFMLEIVTLQHDYEGRLDEVYTPRTAPYASEEIDVVREQWAKFFTTKYLLLT, via the exons ATGACTTCGGCGCCTGATGATATATATGATAATACTACCATCCCATTGGCGGCCTCAGTTTGGCACTCGGATTTTGATCAAGAAACATACATAACTGCGTCTGATATAGGAGAGTTCCTTCGCGGGGCGTGCTTAAACATTTCAGCGATCCAAGTCTACATAtt gtgtttattgcacgatcatgccaaatcatttgaaatgtctcggatttcgttcatttgtcccgagattatgtcaagcactagaatcaaggccgaccctggagcgccaacaatgtatttgaaaaacattttccaagctgaaattgaaaaggagaagatgggtaatcctaacctaactaattggtttttaatcccatataatcaaga aaatcattggaatttatacgtgatggacctacgtagaggttatgtatatattttcgattctgctagagatccacgtcgaacagattatgcatggggaatcttgagttt ggcataccaagtgtacaagtgcaatggtgggcattgtccgaataaaacgagttttaagtcgtgtaaacccattcatatagag tgtgctcaacaaatcggcggaactgagtgtggctattacgttatgaagttcatgttagagatagtcacgttacaacatgactatgaaggccggctagatgag gtctatactccgaggactgcgccttatgctagtgaggaaattgatgtggttcgtgagcaatgggcgaagttttttaccaccaagtatttattattgacctga